In Borrelia hispanica CRI, the sequence ATATTGAATATTTATATAAATCTCTTACATTTAATCTAAAATTTAATTTCATATCTTTTTTTGTTATATTTCTTTTAATCTTATACCACACAAATATAATACACTTTATTATTTTTGCTCACTTTTTTATAATTTTTTGTTACTTTTCTTATAAGCTTATTTAAGTTTATGAAGGATAAGTTTTACTTATTTAAATTTACTTTATCTTTCTTTATCTTTAATTAACATCTTTATTTAAATATCAGCGTTAATAAAATTCCTACAGCTAGGGTAATAATGGTTCCAAACATCCATGCATGTAATTTTAATGTTCCTTTAACCTCTGATGCAAATTTATCTATCTTAGTATCAAGCTCATTAAATTTAATATCTATCTTAGTATCAAGTTCCATTTTGTTAAGTTCCATATCTTTCCTAACAATATCTATCTTATTATCAAGTTCTTTAATATCTGACTTTAATTCGTCCCTTACTTTGTCGATTTTGTTATCAAGTTCTTTAATATCTGATTTTAAGTTATTTTCAATAATATCTATTTTGTTATGAAGATCTCTAATATCTGATTTTAGGTTATTTTCAACAGTATCTATTTTATTATCAAGTTCTGTAAATTTAGCATCTATTTTAGTATCAAGTTCTCTAATCTCAGCCTTTAAACCACGCTCTAACATCTCCAATTTTATGTCAAAGTTCTCTTTTAAATATTGAAGATCTTTAATAGTAAGCTCATTTTTATAGTATCTATAAGACAAATCATCCGCAATCTCTCTATTAATACCAGCTTTTACAAGCTCATTGAATACCATCTGCCTAGTAATTACAGGTTCCATTTGCATATACTCCATAAAGAATCTCCTTATATAATTATTATACAATAATTTATACGTTAAATGAAAGTAAATTTAGTAAAATGTTGACTTCTATCACGATAATTTAAAGACATAATTAAATATGCAGCTGATAATGCATCAAGAGCATCATCATGAACTTTGCCATCTCCATTATATGAATAAATATCATTAAATACAGAACGACTACTATAATCTAATAAATGCATCTTGTTATAAGTAAATGGTGTTAATAAAGAAACAATTCTTGAGTGTTTATTTGTTTTTGGTCTTGTTGGTGCAATTCTAAAGTAATTTGGCATATTATCTCGAAGTCTAACATATTCACGTGTCAATGAACCAGATCCTTTAATATCATCTCTATCTTCAATATACAGTGTATTAACATTTAAATTCTCCATTATTATCTTTATTGTATTCATAACATATGGATCAACATCTGGTTTTTGATCTTGAAATATAAATGCATAATACTTATCCAACTCCTTCTCTAAAACACAAAGAGAAGTATTATCTCCTCCACTACTATATGCAGGATCTAAATAAGCTATAGGACTTTTAAATTCATACTCTTTAATAATATTAATATTACTAAATATCGCATCATGATTTGCAACCCATTCGCCAAGTAGTACACTGGCTTTATATGTTGGAAAGTCTTTATAAAGTTCTTCTTGGGTCTTTATAAATTCCTTTGAAATTGCCTCATTATCATATGTCGTAAAATTATATGTAGAATATATTGTATTCTTATCAATATAATCTGTTTTAAAATAATGCTCTGGATGATCAGGATTAGTATCAAAAACAATAAACTCTGGTTTTATTCTTAGTCTCTTAAGCGCTTCTTTTAATGTCTCTTTATGCAGCGTTGTTGCTTCATTAACATAAATGACAGCAGAATTCGATCCTCTAAATCTTTCAAAGTCTCTTATTTTATCTCCACCATATAAATTAACCCTTAAAGAATCGATCTCAAAATATGACGTATTTGAATATTTGGGAACAAAAGGTATTTTAAGCATATTAGCAAGATTTTCAAACTGTTCTATAACATTAATTTCTAATGCCTTCTGTGAGTTGCCTAATATAAAATTATTGGTACCTTTCCTATAAAGATGCCTATTTTTAAGTAAAGTTTTTAAGAATAAATAACAAGCCAAAAATGTTTTACCACTAGCTATCCCACCTGATAAAATAACTTTGTTTTGATTATTCTTTTCAATATCACGTAACACTTTACGTTGTTTTTTATTTAAGAACTTATTTTCAAAGCTTTTAAAATCAACAACTACTGATTTTGGTTTCATAAAAGATGCAATATCAATCCCAAATTCACGTTTATATTCCCTTTGCATAGACTTAAAAATACTACTACTGTATATATCCATTTATT encodes:
- the bdr gene encoding Bdr family repetitive protein, which gives rise to MEYMQMEPVITRQMVFNELVKAGINREIADDLSYRYYKNELTIKDLQYLKENFDIKLEMLERGLKAEIRELDTKIDAKFTELDNKIDTVENNLKSDIRDLHNKIDIIENNLKSDIKELDNKIDKVRDELKSDIKELDNKIDIVRKDMELNKMELDTKIDIKFNELDTKIDKFASEVKGTLKLHAWMFGTIITLAVGILLTLIFK
- a CDS encoding PBSX family phage terminase large subunit — translated: MDIYSSSIFKSMQREYKREFGIDIASFMKPKSVVVDFKSFENKFLNKKQRKVLRDIEKNNQNKVILSGGIASGKTFLACYLFLKTLLKNRHLYRKGTNNFILGNSQKALEINVIEQFENLANMLKIPFVPKYSNTSYFEIDSLRVNLYGGDKIRDFERFRGSNSAVIYVNEATTLHKETLKEALKRLRIKPEFIVFDTNPDHPEHYFKTDYIDKNTIYSTYNFTTYDNEAISKEFIKTQEELYKDFPTYKASVLLGEWVANHDAIFSNINIIKEYEFKSPIAYLDPAYSSGGDNTSLCVLEKELDKYYAFIFQDQKPDVDPYVMNTIKIIMENLNVNTLYIEDRDDIKGSGSLTREYVRLRDNMPNYFRIAPTRPKTNKHSRIVSLLTPFTYNKMHLLDYSSRSVFNDIYSYNGDGKVHDDALDALSAAYLIMSLNYRDRSQHFTKFTFI